One genomic segment of Ricinus communis isolate WT05 ecotype wild-type chromosome 5, ASM1957865v1, whole genome shotgun sequence includes these proteins:
- the LOC8287408 gene encoding uncharacterized protein LOC8287408: MLETELYPSRLLSPFREESGDEELSVLPRHTKVIVTGNNRTKSVLVGLQGVVKKAVGLGGWHWLVLKNGVEVKLQRNALSVLEHPTGNEVDEDNDFDSSSGSDMGEKDHDFSSGGEFHKISKQRVRPMRPCMPSVKSTSRSSYRDVQSIIHPPQLKVNLAKLGTESLRRYCRRFNLVGIHSDASREQMLNAVQKHFISQPPVDEVRVIAEFAHAAKKLKPADKPTE, encoded by the exons ATGCTAGAAACGGAGCTTTATCCTTCTAGGTTACTTTCCCCGTTTAGAGAGGAAAGTGGTGATGAAGAGCTCTCTGTGCTTCCTAGACACACCAAAGTCATTGTTACTGGAAACAACAGAACAAAATCTGTACTGGTTGGTTTGCAAGGTGTGGTCAAAAAGGCGGTTGGTCTTGGAGGCTGGCATTGGCTG GTTTTGAAAAATGGTGTTGAAGTTAAGTTGCAAAGGAATGCATTGAGTGTGCTGGAACATCCTACTGGGAATGAAGTGGACGAGGATAATGACTTTGATTCTAGCAGCGGCTCTGACATGGGTGAAAAAGACCATGATTTCT CTAGTGGCGGTGAGTTCCACAAAATAAGCAAGCAAAGAGTTCGGCCTATGAGACCATGCATGCCATCAGTAAAATCAACAAGTCGTAGCAGTTACAGAGATGTTCAGTCGATTATTCACCCACCCCAACTG AAGGTGAACTTGGCAAAACTAGGAACAGAATCATTACGAAGATATTGCAGGCGATTCAACCTT GTGGGTATCCATTCGGATGCATCAAGGGAGCAAATGCTTAATGCCGTGCAGAAACATTTTATTTCACAG CCGCCGGTGGATGAGGTGCGAGTGATTGCAGAATTTGCACATGCAGCAAAAAAACTGAAACCAGCCGACAAACCAACAGAGTGA